A DNA window from Vigna unguiculata cultivar IT97K-499-35 chromosome 10, ASM411807v1, whole genome shotgun sequence contains the following coding sequences:
- the LOC114166006 gene encoding TMV resistance protein N-like isoform X1, which produces MELASSSSKLQRKYDVLINFNGEDIRNKFVSHLDSVLSSAGLTTFLHHPNSVPPMDIQQPILDLCRVAIVVFTKTYSQSAWCLHELQQIIKWHQTYCRHVLPVYYEVEPSDVRLQKGNFGKDLKTTAQQTFSGQQLEDGISRWSHALTKAANFFGWDESNYRSDAELVDKIVKSVLNLSVLSATKFPVGLQSRVEDVMQIINNKSTKVCIIGIGGREGSGKTTLAKAIYNTIHGTFMEKSFIKDIAQVSQTRGHVPLQEQLLSDVLKTKVEIRSVEMGSRMIREILSVKRMLIVLDDMIEKGSPFLDLIRKSGTWFGAGTVIIMTTKEEGLLSMREVDFVFRIKLMNPNESLELLSWHAFREAKPKEEYNDLAKGIVTRCQGLPLALEVIGSYLYERTKEEWNRIFLKLDKIPMLREVDGIFTISFDGLGNQMEKYLFLDLCSSFMGKGRASATNILNNCGLDADSGIRVLIERNLIHVERNNKLGMHPLLQKMGMEIIFDIPRKEPEVVWFDRDAEYARSENTGTKVIHRLPGKMFFSRRDFFKPYPLEVRDPSRLLKLAEDSEYLSKKLRRINLQGFSQEYIPNAFYLHDAIVINLKHSHLRFFWKQPQDLTWLKVLNLSHSKYLMETPDFSRLPSLEQLILKDCPGLCEVHQSIGCLNNLILLNLKDCTSLSNLPIEIYKLKSLKTLILCGCSKVDLLERDILKMESLIILIAQNTTVKQVPFSIVSSQSIGYISLRRFQGLSHNLFPSIIRFRMPPTLNPQSYIHSFMNVEDNIWHDIAPFLSNLAHLRSVLVQYDAEFQLSKQVKAILVEYGVNITEPGILKHQFRSSLIGVGRYRELFNMYQVLASSELSDVSLPGDNNPYWLAHMGEGDSVSFTVPQDRVMKGMALSVVYLSTSKTIEPEFTSVFIVNYTKCTCQIHNHDTVISFNDEDWHGIISNLESGDKVEIFVTVVHGLVAKNTVVYLIYGESNDFEKVPEPKKNSLVRFIKKIAI; this is translated from the exons ATGGAATTGGCGTCTTCATCATCCAAACTCCAACGGAAGTACGATGTGCTCATCAACTTTAATGGAGAAGACATCCGCAACAAATTTGTTTCTCATCTCGATTCTGTTCTTTCTTCTGCTGGGCTCACCACTTTCCTTCACCACCCGAATTCAGTGCCGCCAATGGATATCCAACAACCTATTCTCGATCTCTGTCGGGTGGCAATTGTTGTTTTCACCAAAACTTATTCTCAATCTGCTTGGTGTCTTCATGAGCTTCAACAAATCATCAAATGGCACCAAACATATTGCCGACATGTTCTGCCAGTATATTACGAAGTCGAGCCATCTGATGTACGTCTTCAGAAGGGTAATTTTGGAAAAGACTTAAAAACGACTGCACAGCAAACATTTTCAGGACAACAACTGGAGGATGGAATTTCCAGGTGGAGCCACGCACTGACGAAAGCAGCAAATTTCTTTGGATGGGATGAGAGCAATTACAG GAGTGATGCTGAACTAGTGGACAAAATTGTTAAGAGCGTTCTTAATTTATCAGTCTTGTCTGCTACTAAATTTCCAGTTGGATTACAATCCCGCGTGGAAGACGTGATgcaaattataaacaataaatcCACGAAAGTATGTATAATAGGGATAGGTGGACGGGAAGGATCTGGCAAAACCACCCTTGCCAAAGCCATCTACAATACAATTCATGGTACATTCATGGAGAAAAGCTTCATTAAAGATATTGCACAAGTTAGTCAAACAAGAGGGCACGTGCCTTTACAAGAACAACTTCTTTCAGATGTCCTAAAAACGAAGGTGGAAATACGTAGCGTTGAGATGGGAAGTAGAATGATTCGGGAAATACTTTCTGTGAAAAGGATGCTCATTGTACTTGATGATATGATCGAGAAGGGATCTCCATTTTTAGACCTAATAAGGAAAAGTGGTACATGGTTCGGTGCAGGAACTGTAATAATCATGACAACAAAAGAGGAAGGCCTACTGAGCATGCGTGaagttgattttgtttttcGGATAAAGCTAATGAACCCAAACGAGTCCCTTGAGCTCCTTAGTTGGCACGCCTTTAGGGAAGCAAAACCAAAGGAAGAGTACAATGACCTTGCGAAAGGAATAGTTACTCGTTGTCAAGGACTACCTCTAGCTCTTGAAGTCATTGGAAGTTATTTATATGAAAGGACTAAAGAAGAATGGAATAGAATATtcttaaaattagataaaattccTATGCTTCGTGAAGTTGATGGGATTTTTACAATAAGCTTCGATGGTTTAGGCAAtcaaatggaaaaatatttattccttGATCTATGTTCTTCCTTTATGGGTAAGGGTAGAGCCTCTGCTACGAATATCCTAAATAACTGTGGATTAGACGCTGATAGTGGAATAAGAGTTCTCATAGAGCGTAATCTCATACATGTTGAAAGGAACAACAAATTAGGAATGCATCCGTTGCTGCAAAAAATGGGAATGGAAATTATTTTTGACATTCCAAGAAAGGAACCCGAGGTAGTGTGGTTTGATAGGGATGCAGAATACGCACGGTCAGAGAATACG GGGACAAAAGTCATTCATAGATTGCCTGGGAAAATGTTTTTTAGCAGAAGAGATTTCTTCAAACCTTATCCTTTAGAGGTAAGAGACCCATCAAGACTGCTGAAACTTGCTGAAGATTCCGAGTACCTTTCTAAGAAATTGAGAAGGATCAATTTGCAAGGGTTTTCTCAAGAATACATACCTAACGCCTTTTATCTGCATGATGctatagtgattaatttaaaacacaGTCATCTCCGATTCTTCTGGAAACAACCCCAG GATTTGACGTGGCTAAAAGTCCTTAATCTTAGTCACTCCAAGTACTTGATGGAAACCCCTGATTTTTCCAGACTACCAAGTCTTGAACAGCTCATTCTCAAAGATTGTCCAGGATTGTGTGAAGTACACCAATCTATTGGATGTCTCAACAATCTCATACTTCTAAATTTGAAGGATTGTACAAGTCTAAGCAATCTCCCTATAGAGATATATAAGTTGAAATCTTTAAAAACTCTAATTCTTTGTGGTTGTTCAAAAGTTGACCTATTGGAAAGAGACATATTGAAAATGGAATCCTTGATAATTCTAATTGCGCAAAATACAACTGTGAAACAAGTGCCTTTTTCAATTGTAAGCTCACAAAGCATTGGATATATATCCCTACGTCGATTTCAGGGATTGTCACATAATCTTTTTCCTTCTATCATTCGGTTTCGGATGCCACCAACATTGAATCCCCAATCTTATATTCATTCTTTCATGAATGTGGAGGATAATATTTGGCATGATATTGCACCATTTCTTAGCAACCTTGCACATCTTCGAAGTGTTTTGGTGCAATATGACGCAGAATTTCAACTATCTAAGCAAGTAAAAGCTATATTGGTCGAATATGGTGTAAATATTACAGAACCAGGAATTTTAAAGCATCAATTCAGGTCCTCTCTGATTGGTGTTGGAAGATACAGAGAACTTTTCAATATGTATCAG GTATTAGCGAGCAGCGAGTTGAGTGATGTTTCTCTCCCAGGTGACAATAATCCTTATTGGTTGGCCCATATGGGTGAGGGAGATTCTGTTTCTTTCACTGTGCCTCAGGATCGTGTCATGAAGGGAATGGCTTTATCTGTTGTCTATTTATCAACTTCCAAAACAATTGAACCTGAATTCACTTCTGTCTTTATTGTTAATTACACGAAGTGCACATGCCAGATACACAACCATGACACAGTAATTTCCTTTAATGATGAAGATTGGCATGgaataatatcaaatttagaATCCGGAGACAAGGTGGAGATTTTCGTGACTGTTGTTCACGGATTGGTGGCCAAGAACACAGTTGTCTATTTGATATATGGCGAATCAAATGACTTTGAAAAAGTGCCTGAGCCAAAGAAAAATTCCCTCGTTAGATTCATAAAGAAAATTGCAATTTGA
- the LOC114166006 gene encoding TMV resistance protein N-like isoform X2, with translation MRAITVGLQSRVEDVMQIINNKSTKVCIIGIGGREGSGKTTLAKAIYNTIHGTFMEKSFIKDIAQVSQTRGHVPLQEQLLSDVLKTKVEIRSVEMGSRMIREILSVKRMLIVLDDMIEKGSPFLDLIRKSGTWFGAGTVIIMTTKEEGLLSMREVDFVFRIKLMNPNESLELLSWHAFREAKPKEEYNDLAKGIVTRCQGLPLALEVIGSYLYERTKEEWNRIFLKLDKIPMLREVDGIFTISFDGLGNQMEKYLFLDLCSSFMGKGRASATNILNNCGLDADSGIRVLIERNLIHVERNNKLGMHPLLQKMGMEIIFDIPRKEPEVVWFDRDAEYARSENTGTKVIHRLPGKMFFSRRDFFKPYPLEVRDPSRLLKLAEDSEYLSKKLRRINLQGFSQEYIPNAFYLHDAIVINLKHSHLRFFWKQPQDLTWLKVLNLSHSKYLMETPDFSRLPSLEQLILKDCPGLCEVHQSIGCLNNLILLNLKDCTSLSNLPIEIYKLKSLKTLILCGCSKVDLLERDILKMESLIILIAQNTTVKQVPFSIVSSQSIGYISLRRFQGLSHNLFPSIIRFRMPPTLNPQSYIHSFMNVEDNIWHDIAPFLSNLAHLRSVLVQYDAEFQLSKQVKAILVEYGVNITEPGILKHQFRSSLIGVGRYRELFNMYQVLASSELSDVSLPGDNNPYWLAHMGEGDSVSFTVPQDRVMKGMALSVVYLSTSKTIEPEFTSVFIVNYTKCTCQIHNHDTVISFNDEDWHGIISNLESGDKVEIFVTVVHGLVAKNTVVYLIYGESNDFEKVPEPKKNSLVRFIKKIAI, from the exons ATGAGAGCAATTACAG TTGGATTACAATCCCGCGTGGAAGACGTGATgcaaattataaacaataaatcCACGAAAGTATGTATAATAGGGATAGGTGGACGGGAAGGATCTGGCAAAACCACCCTTGCCAAAGCCATCTACAATACAATTCATGGTACATTCATGGAGAAAAGCTTCATTAAAGATATTGCACAAGTTAGTCAAACAAGAGGGCACGTGCCTTTACAAGAACAACTTCTTTCAGATGTCCTAAAAACGAAGGTGGAAATACGTAGCGTTGAGATGGGAAGTAGAATGATTCGGGAAATACTTTCTGTGAAAAGGATGCTCATTGTACTTGATGATATGATCGAGAAGGGATCTCCATTTTTAGACCTAATAAGGAAAAGTGGTACATGGTTCGGTGCAGGAACTGTAATAATCATGACAACAAAAGAGGAAGGCCTACTGAGCATGCGTGaagttgattttgtttttcGGATAAAGCTAATGAACCCAAACGAGTCCCTTGAGCTCCTTAGTTGGCACGCCTTTAGGGAAGCAAAACCAAAGGAAGAGTACAATGACCTTGCGAAAGGAATAGTTACTCGTTGTCAAGGACTACCTCTAGCTCTTGAAGTCATTGGAAGTTATTTATATGAAAGGACTAAAGAAGAATGGAATAGAATATtcttaaaattagataaaattccTATGCTTCGTGAAGTTGATGGGATTTTTACAATAAGCTTCGATGGTTTAGGCAAtcaaatggaaaaatatttattccttGATCTATGTTCTTCCTTTATGGGTAAGGGTAGAGCCTCTGCTACGAATATCCTAAATAACTGTGGATTAGACGCTGATAGTGGAATAAGAGTTCTCATAGAGCGTAATCTCATACATGTTGAAAGGAACAACAAATTAGGAATGCATCCGTTGCTGCAAAAAATGGGAATGGAAATTATTTTTGACATTCCAAGAAAGGAACCCGAGGTAGTGTGGTTTGATAGGGATGCAGAATACGCACGGTCAGAGAATACG GGGACAAAAGTCATTCATAGATTGCCTGGGAAAATGTTTTTTAGCAGAAGAGATTTCTTCAAACCTTATCCTTTAGAGGTAAGAGACCCATCAAGACTGCTGAAACTTGCTGAAGATTCCGAGTACCTTTCTAAGAAATTGAGAAGGATCAATTTGCAAGGGTTTTCTCAAGAATACATACCTAACGCCTTTTATCTGCATGATGctatagtgattaatttaaaacacaGTCATCTCCGATTCTTCTGGAAACAACCCCAG GATTTGACGTGGCTAAAAGTCCTTAATCTTAGTCACTCCAAGTACTTGATGGAAACCCCTGATTTTTCCAGACTACCAAGTCTTGAACAGCTCATTCTCAAAGATTGTCCAGGATTGTGTGAAGTACACCAATCTATTGGATGTCTCAACAATCTCATACTTCTAAATTTGAAGGATTGTACAAGTCTAAGCAATCTCCCTATAGAGATATATAAGTTGAAATCTTTAAAAACTCTAATTCTTTGTGGTTGTTCAAAAGTTGACCTATTGGAAAGAGACATATTGAAAATGGAATCCTTGATAATTCTAATTGCGCAAAATACAACTGTGAAACAAGTGCCTTTTTCAATTGTAAGCTCACAAAGCATTGGATATATATCCCTACGTCGATTTCAGGGATTGTCACATAATCTTTTTCCTTCTATCATTCGGTTTCGGATGCCACCAACATTGAATCCCCAATCTTATATTCATTCTTTCATGAATGTGGAGGATAATATTTGGCATGATATTGCACCATTTCTTAGCAACCTTGCACATCTTCGAAGTGTTTTGGTGCAATATGACGCAGAATTTCAACTATCTAAGCAAGTAAAAGCTATATTGGTCGAATATGGTGTAAATATTACAGAACCAGGAATTTTAAAGCATCAATTCAGGTCCTCTCTGATTGGTGTTGGAAGATACAGAGAACTTTTCAATATGTATCAG GTATTAGCGAGCAGCGAGTTGAGTGATGTTTCTCTCCCAGGTGACAATAATCCTTATTGGTTGGCCCATATGGGTGAGGGAGATTCTGTTTCTTTCACTGTGCCTCAGGATCGTGTCATGAAGGGAATGGCTTTATCTGTTGTCTATTTATCAACTTCCAAAACAATTGAACCTGAATTCACTTCTGTCTTTATTGTTAATTACACGAAGTGCACATGCCAGATACACAACCATGACACAGTAATTTCCTTTAATGATGAAGATTGGCATGgaataatatcaaatttagaATCCGGAGACAAGGTGGAGATTTTCGTGACTGTTGTTCACGGATTGGTGGCCAAGAACACAGTTGTCTATTTGATATATGGCGAATCAAATGACTTTGAAAAAGTGCCTGAGCCAAAGAAAAATTCCCTCGTTAGATTCATAAAGAAAATTGCAATTTGA